In a genomic window of Oncorhynchus keta strain PuntledgeMale-10-30-2019 chromosome 28, Oket_V2, whole genome shotgun sequence:
- the LOC118360937 gene encoding solute carrier family 35 member E2A-like, with translation MASNSRVGRHSLWWFLSPFRSRQERVVLARSESMPGEHVLKITITETTVIEADSGVWNSKSLVYLGLWYFFSFCTLFLNKYILSLLEGEPSMLGAVQMVSTTIIGFLKMYVPCCLYQHKSRTEYPPNFLMIMLFVGLMRFTSVVLGLVSLKNVAVSFAETVKSSAPIFTVIMSRLILGEYTGMWVNLSLFPVMAGLALCTATEISFNMLGFSAALSTNIMDCLQNVFSKKLLSGDTYKFSPPELQFYTSAAAVIMLIPAWVFLMDLPVIGKSERSFSWSQDIVLLLLFDGVLFHLQSVTAYALMGRISPVTFSVASTVKHAMSIWLSIIVFSNHITVLSAAGTALVFVGVLLYNKAKQFQRDTLQALAQAQDQHNKPLLQDHELKASDRYTPQETKGGETKEVCSF, from the exons ATGGCGTCCAACAGTCGGGTTGGAAGACATTCCCTGTGGTGGTTTCTCTCGCCTTTCCGGAGCAGACAGGAGCGTGTGGTGCTGGCACGCAGCGAGAGCATGCCGGGGGAACACGTGCTGAAGATCACCATCACAGAGACTACTGTGATCGAGGCAGACTCGGGGGTGTGGAACTCTAAGTCGCTGGTCTACCTGGGTCTGTGGTACTTCTTCAGCTTCTGCACACTGTTCCTCAACAAGTACATCCTGTCTCTGCTGGAGGGGGAGCCCAGCATGCTGG GCGCTGTTCAAATGGTCTCCACCACCATCATAGGCTTTCTGAAGATGTATGTGCCTTGCTGCCTATATCAGCACAAGTCCAGGACTGAGTACCCCCCCAACTTCctcatgatcatgctgtttgtggGTCTCATGAG GTTCACTAGTGTGGTGCTGGGACTGGTGAGCCTGAAGAATGTGGCGGTCTCCTTTGCTGAGACGGTGAAGAGCTCCGCGCCCATCTTCACTGTCATCATGTCTAGGCTGATCCTAGGGGAATACACAG GGATGTGGGTGAATCTGTCCCTTTTTCCTGTCATGGCTGGCCTGGCCCTCTGCACTGCAACAGAGATCAGTTTTAATATGCTGGGCTTCTCTGCAGCCCTCTCCACCAACATCATGGACTG TTTACAGAATGTTTTTTCAAAGAAGCTACTAAGTGGAGACACATACAAATTCAG CCCTCCGGAACTGCAGTTCTACACCAGTGCAGCTGCAGTCATTATGCTAATACCTGCCTGGGTCTTCCTCATG GACCTTCCAGTGATTGGGAAAAGTGAGCGTTCGTTCAGCTGGAGTCAAGACATCGTTCTGCTGCTGCTGTTTGATGGGGTCCTGTTCCACCTGCAGAGTGTCACCGCCTACGCCCTCATGGGACGCATCTCTCCCGTCACCTTTAG TGTTGCCAGCACAGTGAAGCACGCCATGTCTATCTGGCTGAGTATCATTGTGTTCAGTAACCACATCACAGTGCTCAGCGCCGCCGGCACGGCCCTGGTTTTTGTTGGTGTGCTGCTGTACAACAAGGCCAAGCAGTTTCAGAGAGACACGTTACAGGCCCTGGCCCAGGCTCAGGACCAACACAACAAACCACTTCTGCAGGATCACGAGCTCAAAGCATCGGACCGATATACTCCCCAGGAGACCAAAGGGGGAGAGACCAAAGAGGTCTGTTCTTTTTAA